One window of Gemmatimonadaceae bacterium genomic DNA carries:
- a CDS encoding argininosuccinate synthase — protein MTRTIALAYSGGLDTSIIVPWLKEHYDGARIVCVAADIGQGEELEGVRAKAIASGADECYIEDLRQEFVEDFIWPTLRAGAIYGRKYLLGTSMGRPLIARRQVEVARRIGADALAHGCTGKGNDQVRFELTYAAFAPELAVIAPWREWDIRSREDALAYAEKHNVPVTASREKIYSRDRNIWHISHEGGVLEDPSQPPPADLFMLTTSPELAPDEPEEVSIGFNQGTPVAVNGVFLDPVAILTTLNGIAGRHGVGRIDLVEDRLVGMKSRGVYETPGGTLLYTAHSELEQLILDRRTLAAKDLIAPRYADLVYEGRWWTTEREAYDAFVNVTQERVTGGVTLRLYKGNISVVSRASEYALYDERFVTFGEDDVYEQSDAAGFIRLYSLPDRVRALRDRELAAKAVAPVASDDTPALAASWQD, from the coding sequence ATGACCCGCACAATTGCGCTCGCCTACTCCGGCGGTCTTGATACTTCCATCATCGTCCCCTGGCTCAAGGAGCACTACGACGGCGCGCGGATTGTATGCGTTGCTGCCGACATCGGCCAGGGTGAAGAGCTTGAGGGCGTACGCGCCAAGGCGATCGCCTCGGGGGCGGATGAATGCTACATCGAAGATCTCCGTCAGGAGTTCGTCGAGGACTTCATCTGGCCGACGCTCCGCGCCGGAGCGATCTACGGCCGCAAGTATCTCCTCGGTACGTCCATGGGACGGCCGCTCATTGCTCGCCGGCAGGTCGAGGTCGCGCGCCGCATCGGCGCGGATGCTCTTGCGCACGGCTGCACCGGCAAGGGTAACGACCAGGTGCGGTTCGAGCTCACCTACGCCGCATTCGCGCCGGAGCTCGCCGTCATCGCGCCCTGGCGCGAGTGGGACATTCGCAGCCGCGAGGACGCACTTGCCTACGCCGAGAAACACAACGTCCCGGTAACCGCGTCCCGCGAGAAGATCTATTCGCGCGATCGCAACATCTGGCATATCTCCCATGAAGGTGGAGTGCTCGAGGATCCTTCGCAGCCGCCCCCGGCCGATCTTTTCATGCTCACCACTTCGCCTGAGCTCGCTCCGGACGAGCCTGAGGAGGTTTCCATCGGCTTTAACCAGGGAACTCCGGTTGCGGTCAACGGCGTTTTCCTCGACCCGGTCGCCATTCTCACTACGCTGAACGGAATCGCTGGACGCCACGGCGTCGGGCGCATTGATCTCGTCGAGGATCGCCTCGTCGGGATGAAGTCGCGCGGCGTCTACGAGACCCCAGGCGGCACCCTTCTCTACACGGCCCACAGCGAGCTTGAGCAGCTCATTCTGGATCGCCGCACGCTCGCTGCCAAGGATCTTATCGCTCCCCGCTATGCCGATCTCGTGTACGAGGGCCGGTGGTGGACGACCGAGCGCGAGGCCTACGACGCGTTCGTCAATGTCACTCAGGAGCGTGTCACCGGAGGCGTCACCCTGCGACTCTACAAGGGAAACATCTCCGTAGTGAGTCGCGCCAGCGAGTACGCCCTCTACGACGAACGGTTCGTCACGTTCGGCGAGGACGACGTCTACGAGCAGAGCGATGCGGCCGGTTTCATCAGACTCTATTCCCTTCCCGACCGCGTGCGCGCTCTGCGCGACCGCGAGCTCGCGGCGAAGGCCGTCGCTCCTGTTGCGAGCGACGACACGCCTGCACTCGCCGCATCCTGGCAGGACTAG